From the Lysobacter soyae genome, the window TGGTGATGCCACGCAATACCGGTGACCAGCGTGATGTGCCGACGTTTCAAACGCGTCGCTTCACCGCCACCGAAGATCGTACTGCCGCCGTCGCTGCAGCCCTGCCCGGCGACCTGATCTATATCCCGGGGCACGTCATGATGGTGCTGGGTCACGTCGGCGACGAAACCTATGTGATTCACGATACGCCCGGTGTGCGTTGGGCTGATGGACGCTTTTTGCCGCTCTATGGCGTGTCGGTCACGCCCTTCAGCACGCTGATGGCGGATGCGCAGACACCGTATAGCGCGAAGATCGAAGCGATTGTGCGACCGCTGCCCTGAGGGCCGGTGGATTCAGAGAACTGCGGGAAACGTTGGACTACCCACAACGTTGAAACTGGCGGAAACGGAGGGATTCGAACCCTCGATGGAGCTTTTGACCCCATACTCCCTTAGCAGGGGAGCCCCTTCGGCCTCTCGGGCACGTTTCCGGGATTGGTGCAGCGTGTGCTACCAGTCGGCAAGGATAGCCGTTTGGCCGCCAAGAATCAAAAATTTTTGCGTTCAGGACTCGCTGGACGGCGTGGAATCAGTGCCCGGCTCATCGTCGTGGCGGATCTTTTGGAAGATTTCTTCCCGATGCACAGCAACGTCTTTCGGCGCGGTGATCCCCACGCGTACCTGATTGCCCTTCACAGCCAACACTGTGACGGTGACAGACTCGCCAATCATCAGCGTTTCGCCAACCCGGCGCGTCAAGATCAACATTGATACTTCTCCATGTCCATTGGCGGGGTCCCTCCCGGTTGCACGCCCATACTAACGAAGTTTCTGTTGCGGTTCCAAGCCAATGGCGTGTTGATTCACACGCCGGTTTGGCTGGCGACCCAGGCGGGAACGGCCGCAAGCACTTCTGCCGCGTTGGGTAGATCGTCTGCGCCACCTTGCGCCATGTCGGCGCGACCACCGCCGCGACCGCCCAATTGTCCGGCGACATGGCCGAGCAATTTCCCGGCATTCACCGACTTCCCGGCGTCGCCCGAGACACCCGCAACGAGCGCCAACTTGCCTTGACCGTCCGCGCCGGCCAGCAAGATGACAGCGTTTTGCAGCTGCGATTTCAGGCGATCCATGGCATCGCGCAGGGATTTGGCGTCGAGGCCTTCCACGCGCGCCGCCACCACCTTGATGCCACCGACATCGACGGCATTGCTGCCGAGGTCTGCGGTCGCATTGCCGGCCGCCTTCGACTTCAAGGCGTCGAGTTCTTTCTGCAATTGCTTTTGCTGAGCGACCAGCGATTTGAGTTTGTCGCCCGCCTCTCGTGGCGTGCCGCCGAGCTGCTGCGCTACCTCTTCCAAGCGTTGTTCGAAGTCGTCGACGAGGTCGAGCGCGTCTTGGCCGGTCACGGCTTCAATGCGTCGAACGCCCGCCGAGACGCCGCCTTCCGAGACGATCTTGAACAAACCGATATCACCGGTGCGACCCACGTGCGTGCCGCCGCAGAGTTCAATGGAGCCCGGGCCGAATTTCAGCACGCGCACGTTTTCGCCGTATTTCTCACCGAACAATGCCATCGCCCCGAAATCCAAGGCTTCCTGCATGCCCATGTTGTGCACTTCACCTTCGTGGTTCGCGCGCACTTCGTGATTGACGCGACGTTCGATTTCCCGAATCTGTGCGCGGGTCATCGGCTCAAAGTGCGAGAAGTCGAAGCGCAAACGGTCCGGCGCAACCAATGAGCCTTTTTGCTGCACATGGTTGCCCAACACTTCACGCAAGGCAGCGTGCAGCAAATGGGTGGCGCTGTGATTAAGGATGGTGGCGCGACGGCGGTTTTCATCCACGAATGCGGACACGCGATCGCCGACCTTCAAGCTGCCCTGCGACAGTGAACCCACGTGGGCGTGGAATTGACCTGCGATCTTCTTGGTATCGGTGACGTCGAAACGCAGACCGTCGCCTTCGATGATGCCGGCATCGCCGACTTGACCACCCGACTCGCCATAAAAAGGAGTCGCATCCAACAGCACCACGGCGGTTTGGCCGGCGCTGAGGGATTGCACGGGTTTGTTGTCGATCAGGATGGCGACGACTTGCGCACCCTCGCCTGCCAACGTGTCGTAACCCGTGAAGCGCGTGGGCGACAGCTGCGCCACCAATTCGGCGGGCATGGTCAGACCGCCGCCGAATTTACCTGCGGCACGCGCGGTGTCTTTCTGCTGGGTCATCGCGACGTTGAATCCGTCGATATCCACCTGCAGACCGCGCTCGCGCGCCATGTCCTGGGTGAGATCCAACGGGAAACCGTAGGTATCGTACAAACGGAACGCATCGACGCCCGGGATGGTTTCCGGATGGCGTTCGGCCAAGTCGCTGAAGATGCGCATGCCGGCATCCAAGGTCTGCGCGAAACGCTCTTCCTCTGCCAGCAGTGCGCGCGCAATGAAATCCTTTTGCGTGCGCAATACCGGATAGGCCTCGCCCATCAGCGCATCGAGCGTGTCCACCAACTTGTGGAAAAACACTTCGCGCACGCCCAACATCCATCCGTGGCGGAGCGCACGACGAATGATCCGGCGCAGCACGTAACCGCGACCTTCATTGCTCGGCAGGACGCCGTCGGCAATCAAGAAGCTGGATGCACGGATATGGTCGGCAATCACCCGAAGCGATTTGTTATCAAGGTCGGTCGTATTCGTGAGTTCGGCGATGCGTCCGATCAAAGTCTTGAACAGATCAATCTCGTAATTGCTATGCGCGTGCTGCAACACTGCGGCGATGCGCTCCAGCCCCATGCCGGTATCCACGCAGGGCGCGGGCAGCGGCGTGAGCGTACCGTCGGCGGCACGGTCGAACTGCATGAACACGTTGTTCCAGATTTCAATGTAGCGGTCACCGTCTTCGTCCGGCGAACCGGGCGGGCCGCCGGCGTAGTTTTCGCCATGGTCGTAGAAAATCTCGGTACACGGACCACAGGGTCCGGTATCTGCCATCTGCCAGAAGTTATCGGACGCGAACGGCGCGCCTTTGTTGTCGCCGATGCGAATAATGCGGTCTTCCGGCAGACCCACGACGTCACGCCAAATGGCATAGGACTCGTCGTCGGTGTGATAGACGGTGGCGAGCAGTCGCTCTTTCGGTAATTGCCACACGCGTGTCAGCAATTCCCAGGCCCACTCGATCGCTTCTTTCTTGAAGTAATCGCCGAAGGACCAATTGCCGAGCATTTCGAAGAAGGTGTGATGGCGTGCGGTATAGCCGACCTGATCGAGATCGTTGTGTTTGCCGCCCGCACGCAGGCAGCGCTGCACATCTGCCACGCGCACGTAGCTGCGCTTCTCTGCGCCAAGGAAAACATCCTTGAACTGCACCATGCCGGAATTCGTAAAGAGCAAGGTCGGATCGTTGCCCGGCACCAGGCTGGCGGAAGGCACAATGGTGTGTCCGCGCTCAGCAAAGAACTCGAGAAATTCGCGGCGAATATCAGCAGTGGTTTTCATGGGAAGCTAGGCGCAGACAGCTGCAAACGGGAAAACGACTAGATTATCAGGCTGAATGCGTTGACGCCCCGACTTTTTGCCTAGTACTCGTCATCAAAATCGCATTTGAGCGCCGCTTGTACGTGCGCCATGCTGAAGCCACGGCGCAATAAGTGCTCGGCGGCTTTTCTTTGGGCGTTCCGATCTGCCTTGTAGGCCTGTGGAAAGCGACGCCGGACCTGCTCATGCGCCAGTGCAGACCAGCTGTCTTCCACGGTGGTAAACGCGTGGGTGATTGCCTCGTCGGTCAGCGCATGCATCCGCAATTCGGCCTGAATACGCAAGGGCCCATAGCCGCATGCGACTTTGCTGCGCACCCACTGCTCGGCAAATCGGCCATCGTCCTGCCAACCGGCATCGGTCAGCTTGGCCACGGCAGCGCGTGCGTCTTCTTTGGCGACGCCCTTGGCTTCCAGCTTGCGCGCCAGTTCTTTCTTGGAGTGTTCACGCCGAACCAGCAGCCCCAAGGCACGCTGGGTCGGCGTCAACTCCGGTCTTTGCCGGCGCGGGCGCGAGGAGTTGCCCGACGCCGGCAAGCCGGGATCTTGCTCAGCCTTCCGCGTCATCCTGTTCGTCACGCGGCGCTTCTTCCGGCACAAACTTCTCGCGCAGCGCGGCTTCGATCTGCTGCGCAATGGCCGGGTTGTCTTTCAAGTACTGGCGGGCGTTTTCCTTGCCTTGGCCGATGCGCTCGCTGCCATAGCTGTACCAAGCACCGGCTTTGTCGACCAGCTTGGCATCCACCCCCATGTCAATCAGCTCGCCTTCGCGCGAAATGCCTTCACCGTAAAGAATTTCGGTGACGACCTGCTTGAACGGCGGTGCCATCTTGTTCTTGACGACTTTGATTCGGGTTTGGTTACCGATGATTTCATCGCCCTTCTTGATGGCACCGATGCGGCGGATATCCAGACGGACCGATGCATAGAACTTCAGGGCATTACCGCCGGTGGTCACTTCCGGGCTTTGACCCGGCATCATGATGCCGATCTTCATACGCAGCTGGTTGATGAAGATCACCAAGCAATTGCTGCGCTTGATGTTGCCGGTGAGCTTGCGCAAGGCCTGGCTCATCAAGCGGGCTTGCAAGCCAGGCAACTGATCACCCATTTCGCCTTCGATTTCGGCACGCGGCGTGAGCGCGGCCACCGAGTCGACCACCACGATGTCCACGGCATTGGAGCGCACCAGCATGTCGGCGATTTCAAGCGCTTGTTCACCGGTATCGGGCTGCGAGAGCAGCAAATCGTCCAGATTGACGCCGAGTTTTTGTGCATACACCGGATCAAGGGCGTGTTCGGCATCGATGAAGGCGGCGGTGCCGCCGGCCTTTTGGCATTCGGCAATGGCTTGCAACGTGAGCGTGGTTTTGCCGGAGGATTCCGGACCATAGATTTCAACCACCCGCCCCTTCGGCAAGCCGCCAATACCGAGCGCGATGTCCAGCATCAGGGAGCCGGTGCCGATGGTTTCCACGGCTTCAGCGGTACGGTCACCCATACGCATGACGGAGCCTTTGCCGAACTGCTTCTCGATTTGCCCAAGGGCCGCCGCCAGGGCGCGTTGCTTGTTGTCATCCATGTTCATTTCCTCGCTGATTCGAATGGTTGATTCGTGTTGGATACAGTGTCTGCGGCGCGTGTCGCACACATTGCGACGTGGCCGGCACTGTATGAAAAAGTTTCAGGGCACCCCGAGAGCGGCGCGATCAGACAAGCGCCCTGCGGCACGTCGGAAAACGGCTTTTTCATCGATTGGGGCGCACCAAACCGCAATACAGGCCCTCGATGGCAAACTCCTGACCCGGCAGCACTTCGATGGGTGCGTAATCGGGATTGCGCGGCAACAGACGGATGCGATCACCGCTGTTCTTGAACAGTTTCACGGTGATTTCTTCGTCGATGCGCGCCACCACAATTTGCCCGTTGCGCGCATCGGTCGTGCGATGCACGCCGATGAGGTCGCCATCGAAAATGCCTTCGTCGCGCATCGAGTCGCCCTTCACTTTCAACAAGTAGTCGGGCTTGGGTGAAAAGAAAACCCGGTCGACCACGACAAAACTGTCGCTATGGGCGTCGATGTCTGCGCCGATCGGCAAGCCCGCTGCGACTTGGCCAAGCACGGGCAAGCGGACGAAGTCGTCGTTTGCCGCCAAAGGCAGCTCAAGCGCGGCCTGCACAGAGGGCGGCGGCTGCAGAATCCGCAGGCCGCGGGCCTTGCCGGGCATCCGCTCGATGGCGCCGGCGGCTTCCAAAGCTTCCAGATGGTATTGCGCGGCGCGGACGCCTTTGAAACCAAAGGCGCGGGCAATTTCGGTCTGCGCAGGCGGCATGCCTTCCAATTCAATGCGTTCGGCAATGAATTCGAGAATGGCGTTCTGGGTGTCGGTGAGCTTCATGTGAGTAGTAATACTACTAACGTGCATCCCGCGCAAGTGATTTCAGGCGAATCGCCTTTTGGGCTTAACCGGCGGCCGCTTGATCCAGCTCCACACCGACCCCGGCCAGCGCGGCTGCCACGGTCTGACGGCGCACCGACTCGCGGTCACCGTCGAAATGGAACTGCTCGGCGCGCGCATAGCCCCCGCGCCGTTTCCAGCCGATCCAGACCGTGCCGACCGGCTTGTCTGCGCTGCCACCGCCGGGTCCAGCAACGCCGGTCACCGCCACGGCGATGCTGGCGCCGGAATTCACCACGGCGCCCGAGACCATTTCGATGACACATTCGCGGCTGACCGCACCAAACTCTTCCAAGGTCTGCGGACGCACGCGCAACAGGGCCTGTTTCGCTTCGTAGCTATAGGCCACCATGCCGCAATCAAACCAGGTCGACGAGCCTGCCACCGAGGTCACTACCTTGGCGATCCAGCCGCCGGTGCAGCTTTCCGCGGTGGCCAAGCGCTGGTGCTGCGCGATCATCTTCGTGCCGATTTGGCTGGCCAGGGTTTCGAGCGATGCATCGTCGAGGGCGGAAGTTTCAATCTTCATGCAATGAGTCTAAGCCGCGCTGGCGCGTCTCGCATTGATAATAATTATCAAGTTTCCTACACTTGAGAAATCGCAACGAGAGTCAAACCCATGATCAGCGCAGAACTAGGAAAACCGCTTGAACAATTTGTGGCCGAACTTGTCGCGACGGGTCGATATGGGTCGAAAAGTGAAGTTCTCCGCGAGGGCGTACGGCTGATCCAGGAACGTGAACTGAAACTCGCCGCGCTGGACGCCGCCGTGATGCGCGGCCTCGAAGCTGCAGACCAAGGACACGTTTATGCCGCCGAAGATGTATTCGCCGAGCTAGAACGCCGTTATGGAGGTGGTGGCAACCGGGTGCAGGAATGAAAGTTGTTCTGTCCCGTCGCGCCATCATCGAGATTCAGGAAATCGGTGATTACATCGCCCAAGACAATCCCGAACGAGCCGCTGAGTTCGTCCGCGAATTGCGGACAGCCTGCCTGACGCTTGTCGAGTTGCCTTTCGCTTTTCCGATCGTTCAACGATATGCCGATCATGAAGTCAGACGCCGACTGCACGGAAACTACGTTGTGCTTTATCGCGTTGAAGTGGACGCAAACAGAATTGTGGTTTTGAACGTACTGCATGGTGCCACCGACTATTTGCAGACCGATTTGTGAGTCATACACCTTGAGCCAGAAAGACAAAAACGCCGCGCAAGAACACACCCCGTTGATGAAGCAGTTTTTCGCCGCCAAGGCGGATTACCCCGACGTGTTGCTGTTTTTCCGCATGGGCGATTTCTACGAATTGTTTTTTGATGACGCGCGCAAAGCGGCGCGATTGCTCGACATCACTTTGACCAAGCGCGGCAGCAGCGCCGGCGAACCGATTCCGATGTGCGGCGTGCCCGCACATGCCTATGAAGGTTATTTGGCACGGTTGGTTGCCTTGGGCGAATCGGTAGCGATTTGCGAACAGATCGGCGACCCGGCCACGTCGAAAGGCATCGTGGAGCGCAAAGTCGTCCGGGTTGTCACGCCGGGCACGCTTACCGATGAAGCGCTGCTCGATGATCGCCGCGACAACATTCTTCTGGCCATTGCCAAAGGCAAAAACGGTTTCGGACTGGCGTGGGCGGATGTGTCGGCCGGACGCATGTTGGCCAACGAAGTCGCGGACGACGATGCGTTGGAAGCAGAAATCGCGCGCTTGTCACCTGCCGAGACTTTGATCGCCGACGACGACACCCTGCCGGTGTTCGTCCAGCAAATGAAAGGCGTGCGTAAACGCGCGCCCTGGCTGTTCGACAGTGAATCCGGCCGGCGCAAGTTGCTGCAGTTTTTCAAGTTGCAAGATTTGTCCGCCTTCGGCATCGAGAACCAAACTCTGGCGATTGCTGCGGCAGGTGCCTTGCTCGGTTACGTCGAAGAAACACAAAAACAACAGCTGCCGCATCTCACGCACATCTCAACGGAACCGACCAGCGAAACCATCACCTTGAATGCTGCCACGCGGCGCCATTTGGAATTGGACAGCCGTGTGGATGGCGACACCCGCCACACCTTGCTCGGTGTGCTCGATTCCACCCGCTCACCGATGGGCGGACGTTTGTTGCGCCGTTGGTTGCAACGGCCTTTGCGTGATCAGAACGCGTTGAATTTGCGTCTGCAAGCGGTCGAAGCGCTCATGCTGGCCAACCAGGTTGAAGACTTGCGTGATGTCTTGCGCGGCTTGGGTGACATGGAACGCATTTTGTCGCGCGTGGCGTTGCGTAGTGCGCGCCCGCGTGACTTGTCGACTCTTCGTGACGGACTGGCGCTCGCGCCCGTGCTGCAAAACGCATTGGCAAACATTGCCTCGCCCTTGATCGAATCCCTTGCGCAGGAACTCGGCGGACACGCCGACACCCAATCTCTGTTGCAACGCGCGGTGGTTGAACATCCGCCCATGCTCGCCCGCGACGGCGGCGTGATCGCCGAAGGTTTTGACGCTGAGTTGGATGAACTGCGCCGACTTTCCACGCATGCCGATCAGTTCCTCATCGAACTCGAACAGCGCGAACGCGAAGCCAGCGGTATTGCCAATTTGAAAGTCGGCTACAACCGCGTGCACGGTTACTACATCGAAATCAGCAAAGGCCAAGTCGAACGCGCACCGACGCACTACACGCGGCGCCAAACGCTGGCCAATGCCGAACGCTACATCACCGAAGAATTGAAGACCTTTGAAGACAAGGTGCTTTCAGCGCGTGATCGCTCGCTGAGTCGCGAAACCGCCTTGTACGCACAACTGGTTGAAGACTTGAATGACGTACTGGAACCGCTGAAACGGTGTGCCACCGCGCTTGCCACGCTCGATGTGCTGTGCGGATTCGCCGAGCGCGCCGACGTCTTGGATTGGCGCAAACCCACACTCACGACTGACAACGTGCTCACCATCGAAGCCGGCCGCCATCCGGTGGTTGAAGCGGTACGCGATGCCCCGTTCACGCCCAACGATGTGGATCTCGACGACACACGACGCATGTTGGTAATCACCGGCCCGAACATGGGCGGCAAGAGCACCTACATGCGGCAAACCGCGTTGATTGTGTTGCTCGCCCACATTGGCAGTTTCGTACCGGCCGGCAGTGCTCGTATCGGACCCATCGATCGCATCCTCACCCGCATCGGTGCCGGCGATGATTTGGCCAAGGGTCAATCCACCTTCATGGTCGAAATGACCGAGACCAGCTACATCCTGCATCACGCCACCGAACATTCACTGGTTTTGATGGACGAAATCGGACGCGGCACCAGCACCTATGACGGCTTGGCGCTTGCGCATGCCTGCGCGCGACATTTAGCCGAGCACAATCGCAGCCATACGTTGTTTGCGACGCACTATTTCGAATTGACCGCGTTGGCGACGCCCGGCAGTGCCGTCGAAAACGTCCATCTGGATGCCGTCGAGCACGGCGATGCGCTGGTCTTCATGCACCGAGTCAAACCGGGGCCGGCCGATCGCAGTTACGGTTTGCAAGTGGCGAGTCTGGCCGGCATGCCGCGTAATGTGATTCGCGACGCGCGTGCGCACTTGGCGGAACTCGAAGCCCATGCACAGACGCATGGGGCCGCACCGCAGGCGCCGCTCACGCCTGAACGTTTGGACACACCGCAACAATTCGGCTTGTTCACGCCGGCCAGTGCTGCGCTGGATGCCCTGGCCGCCATCGATCCGGACGAACTGACCCCGAAACAAGCGCTGGAAGCCTTGTATCGCTTGAAGTCCCTGCATTGACCGCACACGTTCTGAACGATTGAAGGCCTAAGCTCGGCAAATCGCCTGAGTTGCCGTGCGCAACGCGATTGATTTCCTCTATCAGTCTGCAATCAACAATCGATTTCTCTTTTTAGCGCACGCGTTGCAAAGTGAAGCAAACACACAGGAGAGCGTCATGAGCAAGAAAGATCCGGCCACCTACACGTCCGCCCCCTCCCCCCGCGATTCCGCACAACGCCAAAAGGATCTTTCGCGCACGCCGGAAACCAAACACGGCGAATGCCCGGTCACGCGTCTCACCACCAACGCAGGCGCACCCGTCGCAGAAAACCAAAACAGTTTGACCGCCGGCCCGCGCGGTCCCTTGTTGGCGCAAGACCTTTGGTTGAATGAAAAGCTGGCCAACTTCGTGCGTGAAGTGATTCCGGAACGGCGCATGCACGCCAAGGGTTCCGGAGCGTTCGGCACTTTCACTGTCACCAATGACATCAGCCGCTATACGCGTGCAGCGATTTTTTCCAAGGTCGGCAAACGCACAGACATGTTTGCGCGTTTCACCA encodes:
- the lexA gene encoding transcriptional repressor LexA, which encodes MKLTDTQNAILEFIAERIELEGMPPAQTEIARAFGFKGVRAAQYHLEALEAAGAIERMPGKARGLRILQPPPSVQAALELPLAANDDFVRLPVLGQVAAGLPIGADIDAHSDSFVVVDRVFFSPKPDYLLKVKGDSMRDEGIFDGDLIGVHRTTDARNGQIVVARIDEEITVKLFKNSGDRIRLLPRNPDYAPIEVLPGQEFAIEGLYCGLVRPNR
- the mutS gene encoding DNA mismatch repair protein MutS translates to MKQFFAAKADYPDVLLFFRMGDFYELFFDDARKAARLLDITLTKRGSSAGEPIPMCGVPAHAYEGYLARLVALGESVAICEQIGDPATSKGIVERKVVRVVTPGTLTDEALLDDRRDNILLAIAKGKNGFGLAWADVSAGRMLANEVADDDALEAEIARLSPAETLIADDDTLPVFVQQMKGVRKRAPWLFDSESGRRKLLQFFKLQDLSAFGIENQTLAIAAAGALLGYVEETQKQQLPHLTHISTEPTSETITLNAATRRHLELDSRVDGDTRHTLLGVLDSTRSPMGGRLLRRWLQRPLRDQNALNLRLQAVEALMLANQVEDLRDVLRGLGDMERILSRVALRSARPRDLSTLRDGLALAPVLQNALANIASPLIESLAQELGGHADTQSLLQRAVVEHPPMLARDGGVIAEGFDAELDELRRLSTHADQFLIELEQREREASGIANLKVGYNRVHGYYIEISKGQVERAPTHYTRRQTLANAERYITEELKTFEDKVLSARDRSLSRETALYAQLVEDLNDVLEPLKRCATALATLDVLCGFAERADVLDWRKPTLTTDNVLTIEAGRHPVVEAVRDAPFTPNDVDLDDTRRMLVITGPNMGGKSTYMRQTALIVLLAHIGSFVPAGSARIGPIDRILTRIGAGDDLAKGQSTFMVEMTETSYILHHATEHSLVLMDEIGRGTSTYDGLALAHACARHLAEHNRSHTLFATHYFELTALATPGSAVENVHLDAVEHGDALVFMHRVKPGPADRSYGLQVASLAGMPRNVIRDARAHLAELEAHAQTHGAAPQAPLTPERLDTPQQFGLFTPASAALDALAAIDPDELTPKQALEALYRLKSLH
- a CDS encoding type II toxin-antitoxin system RelE/ParE family toxin codes for the protein MKVVLSRRAIIEIQEIGDYIAQDNPERAAEFVRELRTACLTLVELPFAFPIVQRYADHEVRRRLHGNYVVLYRVEVDANRIVVLNVLHGATDYLQTDL
- a CDS encoding regulatory protein RecX; its protein translation is MTRKAEQDPGLPASGNSSRPRRQRPELTPTQRALGLLVRREHSKKELARKLEAKGVAKEDARAAVAKLTDAGWQDDGRFAEQWVRSKVACGYGPLRIQAELRMHALTDEAITHAFTTVEDSWSALAHEQVRRRFPQAYKADRNAQRKAAEHLLRRGFSMAHVQAALKCDFDDEY
- a CDS encoding CinA family protein — translated: MKIETSALDDASLETLASQIGTKMIAQHQRLATAESCTGGWIAKVVTSVAGSSTWFDCGMVAYSYEAKQALLRVRPQTLEEFGAVSRECVIEMVSGAVVNSGASIAVAVTGVAGPGGGSADKPVGTVWIGWKRRGGYARAEQFHFDGDRESVRRQTVAAALAGVGVELDQAAAG
- the csrA gene encoding carbon storage regulator CsrA produces the protein MLILTRRVGETLMIGESVTVTVLAVKGNQVRVGITAPKDVAVHREEIFQKIRHDDEPGTDSTPSSES
- the recA gene encoding recombinase RecA, whose product is MDDNKQRALAAALGQIEKQFGKGSVMRMGDRTAEAVETIGTGSLMLDIALGIGGLPKGRVVEIYGPESSGKTTLTLQAIAECQKAGGTAAFIDAEHALDPVYAQKLGVNLDDLLLSQPDTGEQALEIADMLVRSNAVDIVVVDSVAALTPRAEIEGEMGDQLPGLQARLMSQALRKLTGNIKRSNCLVIFINQLRMKIGIMMPGQSPEVTTGGNALKFYASVRLDIRRIGAIKKGDEIIGNQTRIKVVKNKMAPPFKQVVTEILYGEGISREGELIDMGVDAKLVDKAGAWYSYGSERIGQGKENARQYLKDNPAIAQQIEAALREKFVPEEAPRDEQDDAEG
- the alaS gene encoding alanine--tRNA ligase, which codes for MKTTADIRREFLEFFAERGHTIVPSASLVPGNDPTLLFTNSGMVQFKDVFLGAEKRSYVRVADVQRCLRAGGKHNDLDQVGYTARHHTFFEMLGNWSFGDYFKKEAIEWAWELLTRVWQLPKERLLATVYHTDDESYAIWRDVVGLPEDRIIRIGDNKGAPFASDNFWQMADTGPCGPCTEIFYDHGENYAGGPPGSPDEDGDRYIEIWNNVFMQFDRAADGTLTPLPAPCVDTGMGLERIAAVLQHAHSNYEIDLFKTLIGRIAELTNTTDLDNKSLRVIADHIRASSFLIADGVLPSNEGRGYVLRRIIRRALRHGWMLGVREVFFHKLVDTLDALMGEAYPVLRTQKDFIARALLAEEERFAQTLDAGMRIFSDLAERHPETIPGVDAFRLYDTYGFPLDLTQDMARERGLQVDIDGFNVAMTQQKDTARAAGKFGGGLTMPAELVAQLSPTRFTGYDTLAGEGAQVVAILIDNKPVQSLSAGQTAVVLLDATPFYGESGGQVGDAGIIEGDGLRFDVTDTKKIAGQFHAHVGSLSQGSLKVGDRVSAFVDENRRRATILNHSATHLLHAALREVLGNHVQQKGSLVAPDRLRFDFSHFEPMTRAQIREIERRVNHEVRANHEGEVHNMGMQEALDFGAMALFGEKYGENVRVLKFGPGSIELCGGTHVGRTGDIGLFKIVSEGGVSAGVRRIEAVTGQDALDLVDDFEQRLEEVAQQLGGTPREAGDKLKSLVAQQKQLQKELDALKSKAAGNATADLGSNAVDVGGIKVVAARVEGLDAKSLRDAMDRLKSQLQNAVILLAGADGQGKLALVAGVSGDAGKSVNAGKLLGHVAGQLGGRGGGRADMAQGGADDLPNAAEVLAAVPAWVASQTGV
- a CDS encoding type II toxin-antitoxin system ParD family antitoxin, yielding MISAELGKPLEQFVAELVATGRYGSKSEVLREGVRLIQERELKLAALDAAVMRGLEAADQGHVYAAEDVFAELERRYGGGGNRVQE